In Agrobacterium tumefaciens, a single genomic region encodes these proteins:
- the sseA gene encoding 3-mercaptopyruvate sulfurtransferase encodes MSTDKSRFVVSADWVEKQLGTSGFRVVDASWYLPAHKRNGAEEFAAGHLPGAVFFDQDKIADHTTGLPHSLPSPEFFAEQAGKLGLSDTDTIVVYDGPGFFSAPRVWWMLRVMGVRKAYVLDGGLDSWKREGRPLETGTPEIEPATFTPDFNEKRVTSLSTMRGIVDSGDKQIADARGAGRFTGDEAEPRAGMRSGHMPGARSLPATAFSENGHFKDLTAIRKMVSDAGIDLTKPVVTSCGSGVTAAVITLALESLGHQDNSLYDGSWSEWGGLEDTPIVTGPADPLPVISHGPLKAHVTQLEMTAPPKVSLPIPVNLQTALMRVNNIPLHFYRYLYWRVGKRWHWQKRMRMSDAELSAVLRDPKNSVTVLYMNGAPAGFFELHKASDEVTELSYFGLLEEAIGAGVGKWFLLQALYAAWQDNPQRVTVTTNTLDHPRALQLYQMMGFSPVGTYEAWVEPLADTELLEISLRN; translated from the coding sequence GTGAGCACGGATAAGAGCCGTTTCGTCGTTTCGGCGGACTGGGTGGAGAAGCAGCTCGGCACATCAGGGTTTCGTGTCGTGGATGCGTCCTGGTATCTGCCGGCGCATAAGCGCAACGGTGCGGAAGAGTTCGCGGCAGGGCATCTGCCGGGCGCTGTTTTCTTCGACCAGGATAAAATCGCCGATCACACCACCGGCCTGCCGCATTCCCTGCCCTCGCCGGAATTCTTCGCCGAACAGGCTGGCAAGCTTGGCCTCAGCGATACCGACACAATCGTGGTCTATGACGGCCCCGGCTTCTTTTCCGCACCGCGCGTCTGGTGGATGTTGCGGGTGATGGGCGTGCGCAAAGCCTATGTACTGGATGGCGGCCTTGATAGCTGGAAGCGCGAAGGACGGCCGCTTGAAACGGGCACGCCGGAGATTGAGCCTGCGACCTTCACACCCGACTTCAACGAAAAGCGTGTGACCTCACTATCGACCATGCGGGGCATCGTCGACAGCGGCGACAAGCAGATTGCCGATGCCCGTGGCGCGGGGCGCTTCACCGGCGACGAGGCCGAGCCGCGTGCCGGCATGCGTTCCGGCCATATGCCCGGCGCGCGCAGCCTGCCTGCGACGGCCTTTTCAGAAAACGGCCACTTCAAGGACCTGACTGCCATTCGCAAGATGGTCAGCGATGCCGGCATCGATCTTACCAAGCCGGTGGTGACGAGCTGCGGCTCGGGCGTTACCGCCGCCGTCATTACGCTTGCGCTGGAATCGCTCGGCCATCAGGACAATTCGCTCTATGACGGTTCCTGGTCGGAATGGGGCGGGCTAGAAGACACGCCTATCGTCACCGGCCCTGCCGATCCCCTGCCGGTCATTTCCCATGGCCCGCTGAAGGCGCATGTGACGCAGCTGGAAATGACCGCACCGCCGAAGGTCAGTCTGCCGATCCCGGTCAACCTTCAGACGGCGCTGATGCGGGTCAATAATATTCCGCTTCACTTCTACCGCTACCTCTACTGGCGGGTGGGGAAACGCTGGCATTGGCAGAAGCGTATGCGCATGAGCGATGCGGAACTGTCTGCCGTCCTGCGCGATCCGAAAAACAGCGTCACGGTTCTCTATATGAACGGCGCGCCGGCCGGTTTCTTCGAATTGCACAAGGCGAGCGACGAAGTGACCGAGCTTTCCTATTTCGGCCTCCTCGAAGAGGCGATTGGGGCTGGCGTCGGCAAATGGTTCCTTCTGCAGGCGCTTTACGCCGCCTGGCAGGACAATCCGCAGCGGGTGACGGTGACGACCAATACGCTCGACCATCCGCGCGCATTGCAGCTTTACCAGATGATGGGCTTCTCGCCCGTCGGCACCTATGAGGCATGGGTGGAGCCGCTTGCCGATACGGAGCTTCTGGAAATCTCTCTGCGGAATTGA
- a CDS encoding cysteine synthase A, producing the protein MTIHSSALSAIGNTPLIRLKAASEATGCEILGKAEFLNPGQSVKDRAALYIIRDAERRGQLRPGGTIVEGTAGNTGIGLSLVANALGYKTVIVIPETQSQEKKDALKLLGAKLVEVPAAPYSNPNNYVKVSGRLAKQLAATDENGAIWANQFDNIANRQAHIETTAPEIWDQTDGKVDGFICSVGSGGTLAGVADGLRDFNPDIKIGLADPEGAALYEFYKHGVLKSEGSSITEGIGQGRITANLEGFTPDFSYRVSDAEALPVLFDLVTKEGLCLGGSSGINIAGAIRLARELGPGHTIVTILCDYGNRYQSKLFNPDFLRSKGLPVPQWLATKSEIPVPYETV; encoded by the coding sequence ATGACCATTCATTCCTCTGCGCTCAGTGCTATCGGCAACACGCCGCTCATCCGTCTGAAGGCTGCCTCTGAAGCGACGGGGTGCGAAATCCTCGGCAAGGCGGAGTTCCTCAATCCCGGCCAGTCGGTGAAGGATCGCGCCGCCCTCTACATCATCCGCGACGCCGAACGGCGCGGGCAATTGCGCCCCGGCGGCACCATCGTGGAAGGCACGGCCGGCAATACCGGCATCGGCCTGTCGCTGGTGGCCAATGCGCTCGGCTACAAGACGGTGATCGTCATTCCCGAGACGCAGAGCCAGGAAAAGAAGGATGCGCTGAAGCTTCTCGGCGCCAAGCTGGTCGAGGTTCCGGCCGCTCCTTATTCCAATCCGAACAACTACGTGAAGGTCTCCGGCCGGTTGGCAAAACAGCTTGCCGCCACCGATGAGAATGGCGCGATCTGGGCCAACCAGTTCGACAATATTGCCAACCGCCAGGCTCATATCGAAACGACGGCGCCCGAAATCTGGGACCAGACGGACGGCAAGGTTGACGGTTTCATTTGCTCGGTCGGATCAGGCGGAACGCTGGCGGGCGTGGCCGACGGTCTGCGCGACTTCAACCCTGATATCAAGATCGGCCTTGCCGACCCTGAGGGTGCCGCCCTTTATGAATTCTACAAGCATGGCGTCCTGAAATCCGAAGGCTCTTCCATCACGGAAGGTATCGGCCAGGGCCGTATCACCGCCAATCTCGAAGGTTTCACGCCGGACTTTTCCTATCGCGTCTCCGATGCGGAAGCGCTGCCGGTGCTGTTCGATCTGGTGACGAAGGAAGGGCTTTGCCTCGGTGGCTCCTCCGGTATCAATATTGCCGGCGCGATCCGCCTTGCCCGCGAGCTTGGTCCGGGGCATACAATCGTGACGATACTGTGCGACTACGGTAATCGTTATCAGTCGAAGCTCTTCAATCCGGATTTCCTGCGCTCCAAGGGACTTCCCGTGCCGCAGTGGCTGGCGACCAAGAGCGAGATTCCGGTTCCCTACGAAACCGTTTGA
- a CDS encoding alanyl-tRNA editing protein, which yields MPVNALFRDDFYLSTAEAIVTAVHEDGGIELDQTCFYATSGGQPGDSGFLERADGSRIELGITRNGADKSVIVHVPLEGQPSPEVGEKLTLHVDWQRRYKLMRMHTACHLLSVVCQWPITGAAVGEDESRVDFDMSETIDKDEVTAKLMELVKANHPVFLQWITDEELQANPGIVKSKNVRPPVGLGRVSLVCIGENSSIDSQPCGGTHVSQTREVGDIHIAKIEKKGKENRRFRIRFGAPEAVA from the coding sequence ATGCCTGTGAATGCCCTGTTCCGTGACGATTTTTATCTTTCCACCGCAGAAGCGATCGTCACGGCGGTGCATGAGGATGGCGGCATAGAACTGGACCAGACCTGCTTTTACGCCACGTCAGGCGGCCAGCCGGGCGATAGCGGCTTTCTCGAGCGGGCCGATGGCTCTCGCATCGAACTTGGCATCACCAGAAACGGTGCCGACAAGAGCGTGATCGTCCATGTGCCGCTGGAAGGTCAGCCTTCCCCCGAGGTCGGTGAAAAACTGACCCTGCACGTAGACTGGCAGCGCCGATACAAACTCATGCGCATGCACACGGCCTGCCATCTGCTCTCCGTCGTCTGCCAGTGGCCGATCACAGGTGCGGCGGTCGGCGAGGATGAGTCGCGTGTCGATTTCGACATGTCGGAAACCATCGACAAGGATGAAGTCACGGCAAAGCTGATGGAGCTGGTGAAAGCCAACCATCCGGTCTTCCTGCAATGGATCACCGACGAGGAGCTACAGGCCAATCCGGGCATCGTCAAATCCAAGAATGTGCGCCCGCCGGTCGGCCTTGGCCGGGTCAGCCTCGTCTGCATCGGCGAAAATTCCAGCATCGACAGCCAGCCCTGCGGCGGAACCCATGTTTCGCAAACGCGGGAAGTGGGCGATATTCACATTGCCAAGATAGAAAAGAAGGGCAAGGAGAACAGGCGGTTCCGCATTCGTTTCGGCGCGCCTGAAGCTGTTGCCTGA
- a CDS encoding DUF2934 domain-containing protein produces the protein MSHDREAAIREKARAIWEREGRPDGHHERHWVEAERELSADAEVTKATGGNGVKKSAAAKASTAKAPAKKAPAAKAKSLAVKSLEKEQKSAGKDREDDLTESLEESFPASDPPALTNAAKATKRAVKKS, from the coding sequence ATGAGCCATGACCGCGAAGCCGCAATCCGTGAAAAAGCGCGCGCAATATGGGAGAGGGAAGGAAGACCCGACGGGCATCATGAGCGACATTGGGTCGAGGCGGAACGGGAACTATCCGCAGACGCGGAAGTAACAAAGGCTACAGGCGGAAATGGCGTGAAGAAATCCGCTGCCGCGAAGGCTTCGACGGCCAAGGCGCCCGCAAAGAAGGCACCCGCGGCAAAAGCCAAATCTCTGGCGGTAAAATCGCTTGAGAAGGAGCAGAAATCTGCGGGCAAGGACAGGGAAGACGATCTGACCGAGAGCCTTGAGGAGAGCTTTCCGGCAAGCGATCCTCCGGCGCTGACCAACGCCGCGAAGGCGACGAAACGGGCGGTCAAGAAAAGCTGA
- a CDS encoding DUF982 domain-containing protein, with protein MLLNDVKWEKPVTISLENGAPRIFNGVYEAFDFLQHEWPERGDKVHEQALRLCRASLMGDVAGEIARTAFVAASRQAHCLMEDKAEAPNTIAS; from the coding sequence ATGTTGCTGAACGATGTTAAGTGGGAAAAGCCCGTTACCATTTCCCTTGAAAACGGTGCCCCCCGGATTTTCAACGGCGTTTACGAAGCCTTCGATTTTCTCCAGCACGAATGGCCTGAGCGCGGAGATAAAGTGCATGAACAGGCATTGCGCCTGTGCCGTGCCTCGCTGATGGGCGACGTGGCGGGTGAAATCGCCCGCACCGCCTTCGTCGCGGCCAGCCGGCAGGCGCATTGCCTGATGGAGGACAAGGCGGAGGCACCGAATACGATCGCATCCTGA
- a CDS encoding exopolysaccharide biosynthesis protein: MTNEFAFTDTSEKLSTTLEKLIGKLQGQTITLRELMEAIGEQGLLLICAIASLPFLIPVSIPGVSTVFGAAIILVSLAITLNRLPWLPAKILDRQMETAKLVPALEKGVAIVSKLDGYIRPRIPALTTGIVANRINGLALMTAGVLLMMPLGFIPFSNTLPGVAILLLSAGMIQRDGVTVLGGYLFMGLTAIYFTALAYAAFWAGQGISSSIGG, encoded by the coding sequence ATGACGAACGAATTCGCATTCACTGATACGTCTGAAAAGCTCAGCACCACGCTCGAAAAGCTGATCGGAAAGCTGCAGGGCCAGACGATCACGTTGCGCGAGTTGATGGAAGCGATCGGCGAACAGGGCCTGTTGCTTATCTGCGCGATCGCGTCCCTGCCCTTTCTCATTCCGGTTTCCATTCCGGGCGTCAGCACGGTCTTCGGTGCGGCGATCATCCTTGTCAGCCTGGCAATCACGCTGAACCGCCTGCCATGGCTGCCGGCAAAAATCCTCGACCGCCAGATGGAAACGGCAAAGCTTGTTCCCGCGCTGGAGAAAGGCGTCGCCATCGTCTCCAAGCTCGATGGATATATTCGCCCGCGTATTCCAGCCCTGACGACGGGCATCGTCGCCAACCGGATAAACGGGCTGGCGCTGATGACGGCGGGCGTGCTGCTGATGATGCCGCTCGGTTTCATTCCCTTTTCCAACACATTGCCGGGCGTGGCGATCCTGCTTCTTTCAGCAGGCATGATCCAGAGAGATGGCGTCACGGTGCTTGGCGGCTATCTGTTTATGGGACTGACGGCGATTTATTTTACCGCGCTGGCCTATGCCGCCTTCTGGGCCGGACAGGGCATCAGCAGCTCCATCGGCGGCTAG
- a CDS encoding methylated-DNA--[protein]-cysteine S-methyltransferase, with translation MTNHYGYIVFPTALGHCGLAWAGRGIARLQLPGTDAGETEKLLLRRLPSSTIAVPETRTREVIAMITRYFSGEAIDFTTVELDLVGQEHFFLDVYAVARQIGWGRTTTYGGIVKDLGLGMEKARDVGQAMAKNPVPLIIPCHRVLAAGGRLGGFSAPGGTTTKLRMLDLENAGRNRADEAQGSLF, from the coding sequence ATGACGAACCATTACGGCTATATTGTTTTTCCCACAGCGCTCGGCCATTGCGGCCTCGCATGGGCAGGGCGCGGCATAGCCCGTCTGCAATTGCCCGGCACCGACGCGGGCGAAACCGAAAAGCTTCTCCTCAGACGTCTGCCGTCCTCCACGATTGCGGTGCCGGAAACACGCACGCGTGAGGTGATCGCGATGATCACCCGTTATTTCAGCGGCGAGGCGATCGATTTCACCACCGTGGAACTCGATCTGGTCGGGCAGGAGCACTTCTTCCTCGATGTCTACGCAGTGGCACGGCAGATCGGCTGGGGCCGCACGACGACCTATGGCGGCATCGTGAAAGATCTCGGACTTGGCATGGAGAAAGCCCGCGATGTGGGGCAGGCCATGGCGAAAAATCCGGTGCCGCTTATCATTCCCTGTCACCGCGTTCTGGCCGCCGGCGGCAGGCTGGGTGGCTTTTCCGCACCAGGCGGAACCACTACCAAATTGCGCATGCTGGATCTCGAAAATGCCGGCCGCAACCGTGCCGATGAGGCGCAGGGTAGCCTGTTTTGA
- a CDS encoding YqaA family protein, with protein MLKNIYAWTMALAARKTAVWWLAIVAFVESSVFVVPADVLFLPMVLAKPKKAMFYAFVATVASVLGGIAGWFLGHYAFESIARPILEFYGKLDSFEQLKHSVNYETIVLLLVTSGLAHLPPIKVVTILSGAANISLGLFILSAVIARGARFFILAGLLQRYGESVRHFIEKRLGAITAAAAAALIAVYAVYVFVR; from the coding sequence ATGCTGAAAAACATCTATGCCTGGACGATGGCGCTCGCCGCGCGCAAAACGGCCGTGTGGTGGCTGGCGATCGTCGCTTTCGTGGAAAGCTCGGTTTTTGTCGTGCCTGCGGATGTGCTTTTCCTGCCCATGGTGCTGGCCAAGCCGAAAAAGGCGATGTTTTATGCGTTCGTGGCAACCGTTGCTTCGGTTCTCGGCGGCATTGCCGGCTGGTTTCTCGGCCATTATGCCTTTGAAAGCATCGCCCGGCCCATTCTCGAATTTTACGGCAAGCTCGACAGTTTTGAGCAGCTGAAGCACTCGGTGAATTACGAAACCATCGTTCTCCTGCTGGTGACCTCGGGGCTCGCGCATCTGCCGCCGATCAAGGTCGTGACGATCCTCTCGGGTGCCGCCAATATCAGCCTCGGCCTGTTCATTCTTTCGGCTGTCATCGCGCGCGGTGCGCGCTTTTTCATCCTCGCCGGGTTGCTGCAGAGATACGGGGAATCGGTGCGCCATTTCATCGAAAAACGTCTCGGCGCCATAACCGCCGCTGCCGCTGCCGCACTCATCGCGGTCTATGCGGTTTACGTTTTCGTGCGTTGA
- a CDS encoding TIGR02594 family protein, with amino-acid sequence MRVSALILSVALSFTVVASASAGMLNQAEKYTGLHESKNNKSLKNILGANPRSTPWCGLFLHAVASKAGRQSPKSFGFAKSWTSFGYAVPVNQAKPGDVVVIRNGRGYHAGILKSMSGKTAQILGGNQSGRVQVSNFNRKAIVSVRR; translated from the coding sequence TTGAGAGTATCCGCGTTAATTCTATCCGTTGCCTTGTCTTTTACAGTCGTTGCATCGGCGTCGGCCGGCATGCTGAACCAGGCAGAAAAATACACCGGACTGCACGAGTCAAAGAACAATAAGAGCCTCAAGAACATTCTTGGCGCAAATCCGCGCAGCACCCCGTGGTGTGGCCTTTTCCTGCATGCGGTCGCCAGCAAGGCCGGCCGGCAATCTCCCAAATCCTTTGGATTTGCGAAGTCCTGGACATCTTTCGGTTACGCCGTTCCGGTCAACCAAGCCAAACCCGGCGACGTCGTCGTCATTCGAAACGGCCGCGGTTATCATGCAGGTATTCTAAAGAGCATGAGCGGCAAGACGGCGCAAATCCTCGGCGGCAATCAGTCCGGCCGGGTGCAGGTCTCCAATTTCAACCGCAAGGCAATCGTTTCTGTCCGCCGCTAA
- a CDS encoding cryptochrome/photolyase family protein, with protein MPTTASPAIVWFRKDLRLSDNLALLAAVEHGGPVIPVYIREKSSGPLGGAQEWWLHHSLFALSAALEKAGSHLVLLSGDAEQTLRHLISETGAKAVFWNRRHDPAGMATDTALKQKLRDDGLTVRSFSGQLLHEPSRLQTKSGGPYRVYTPFWRALEGGEEPHAPVNAPKNLEVPEVWPKSEKLSDWKLLPTKPDWAKDFSDIWTPGENGAREKLDDFIDGALKGYEEGRDFPAKPATSLLSPHLAAGEISPAAVWHATKGLSHHIASNDISRFRKEIAWREFCYHLLFHFPELDEKNWNDSFDAFKWRDDEKSFKAWTRGMTGYPIVDAGMRQLWQHGIMHNRVRMIVASFLIKHLLIDWRKGEKWFRDTLVDADPASNAANWQWVAGSGADASPFFRIFNPILQGEKFDGDGDYVRRFVPELEELERKYIHKPFEAPKEVLKRAGIELGKTYPLPIVDHGKARERALAAYADVKKNA; from the coding sequence ATGCCGACAACAGCCTCCCCTGCCATCGTCTGGTTCCGCAAGGACCTGCGCCTCTCGGACAATCTCGCTTTGCTTGCCGCCGTAGAGCATGGCGGGCCTGTCATCCCCGTCTATATCAGGGAAAAATCCTCCGGCCCGCTCGGCGGCGCGCAGGAATGGTGGCTTCACCATTCACTTTTCGCCCTCTCCGCCGCGCTTGAAAAAGCCGGAAGCCATCTTGTCCTTCTAAGCGGTGATGCCGAGCAGACGTTGCGGCACCTGATATCCGAAACCGGTGCAAAGGCGGTTTTCTGGAACCGCCGTCATGATCCGGCCGGCATGGCCACCGACACGGCACTCAAACAGAAGCTGCGCGACGATGGCCTGACGGTGCGAAGCTTCTCTGGCCAGCTGCTGCATGAGCCATCGCGGCTGCAAACGAAATCGGGCGGGCCTTACCGCGTCTATACGCCCTTCTGGCGGGCGCTGGAGGGTGGCGAGGAGCCACATGCGCCGGTGAATGCGCCCAAGAACCTGGAGGTGCCGGAGGTCTGGCCGAAGTCCGAAAAACTCTCCGACTGGAAATTGCTGCCCACCAAGCCGGACTGGGCGAAGGATTTCAGTGACATATGGACGCCCGGCGAAAACGGCGCGCGCGAAAAACTTGATGATTTCATCGATGGCGCCCTGAAAGGTTATGAAGAAGGTCGGGATTTTCCGGCAAAACCAGCGACCTCGCTGCTTTCGCCGCATCTTGCTGCTGGTGAGATATCGCCCGCTGCCGTCTGGCACGCGACGAAAGGGCTTTCCCATCATATCGCCTCCAATGATATCAGCCGTTTCCGCAAGGAGATCGCCTGGAGGGAATTCTGCTACCACCTTCTGTTTCATTTCCCCGAGCTGGACGAGAAGAACTGGAACGACAGTTTCGACGCCTTTAAGTGGCGGGACGACGAGAAATCCTTCAAGGCCTGGACACGAGGCATGACGGGATATCCAATAGTGGACGCCGGCATGCGGCAATTGTGGCAGCACGGCATCATGCACAACCGGGTGCGCATGATCGTCGCCTCCTTCCTCATCAAACATCTGCTGATCGACTGGCGGAAGGGCGAGAAATGGTTCCGCGATACGCTTGTGGATGCGGACCCGGCCTCCAACGCCGCCAACTGGCAATGGGTCGCTGGCTCGGGAGCGGATGCCTCGCCATTCTTCCGCATCTTTAACCCCATATTGCAGGGAGAGAAATTCGACGGCGACGGCGATTATGTGCGCCGGTTCGTGCCAGAGCTTGAAGAGCTCGAGCGGAAATACATCCACAAGCCGTTCGAAGCGCCGAAGGAGGTGCTGAAAAGGGCGGGCATCGAACTTGGCAAGACCTATCCGCTACCGATCGTTGACCATGGAAAAGCGCGGGAAAGAGCGCTTGCGGCCTATGCCGACGTCAAGAAGAACGCATAA
- a CDS encoding FecCD family ABC transporter permease — protein MTIAARNAEAIGAHRLRERRRWRVVSIFFVLMAVSLVLDIATGPSLLSPAEVVKSLTGLGERAAMTDSIVRGLRLPMALMALAVGAALGAGGAQMQTLLNNPMASPYTLGMAAAAGFGAALVLALGGLGLDAMIAVPLGAFVFSMLAALFLFMLASMRQMTAETIILGGIALLFLFQSLLSLIQFLSSPELSQQILFWLFGSLTKATWPTLGLTAAVTALCCALLMADCWKLTALRMGEMRAASLGINVRRLRMKVLVIVAIMTATATSFVGVIGFIGLVAPHIARMTVGEDQRFYLPMSVVSGALMLSVASILSKSIIPGALFPVGIVTAIVGVPFLLWLIFAPKRRGR, from the coding sequence ATGACAATTGCCGCCCGTAATGCCGAAGCCATCGGTGCGCACCGGCTGCGTGAACGTCGTCGCTGGCGCGTCGTCTCGATCTTTTTCGTGCTGATGGCGGTAAGCCTCGTTCTCGATATCGCCACAGGCCCCTCGCTGCTATCGCCCGCCGAAGTGGTGAAGTCGCTGACCGGCCTTGGCGAACGGGCGGCGATGACCGATTCCATCGTGCGCGGCCTTCGCCTGCCCATGGCGCTGATGGCACTTGCCGTCGGAGCGGCGCTCGGCGCCGGCGGCGCGCAGATGCAGACCTTGCTCAACAATCCCATGGCAAGCCCCTATACGCTCGGCATGGCGGCTGCGGCAGGCTTCGGTGCCGCGCTGGTGCTTGCGCTCGGCGGTCTCGGGCTGGATGCCATGATTGCCGTTCCGCTCGGCGCCTTCGTCTTTTCCATGCTCGCCGCGCTTTTCCTCTTCATGCTGGCCTCGATGCGGCAGATGACGGCCGAAACCATCATTCTCGGCGGCATTGCACTTCTTTTTCTGTTTCAGTCGCTCTTGTCGCTCATCCAGTTCCTGTCCTCCCCGGAACTATCGCAGCAAATACTCTTTTGGCTGTTCGGTAGCCTGACCAAGGCGACCTGGCCGACACTTGGCCTGACGGCCGCCGTCACCGCCTTGTGCTGCGCCCTGCTGATGGCAGATTGCTGGAAACTGACGGCGCTCAGAATGGGGGAAATGCGGGCGGCCAGCCTCGGCATCAATGTGCGCCGGCTGCGCATGAAGGTTCTCGTCATCGTCGCCATCATGACTGCGACGGCCACCAGTTTCGTTGGCGTCATCGGTTTCATCGGGCTGGTTGCGCCTCACATCGCCCGCATGACGGTAGGCGAGGATCAGCGCTTTTACCTGCCGATGTCGGTGGTAAGCGGCGCACTGATGCTGTCGGTTGCCTCGATCCTCTCAAAATCGATCATTCCCGGCGCTCTGTTCCCGGTTGGCATCGTCACCGCCATTGTCGGTGTGCCGTTTCTCCTGTGGCTGATTTTCGCTCCGAAGAGGCGCGGCCGATGA
- a CDS encoding ABC transporter substrate-binding protein — MTIKKFIGRMAASLLSVLFIAPSVTAAEKTITDVIGREVKVDIPAKRVVLGFYFEDYMAVGGEKAYDSVVGISREAWEGWVPANWKMHLAHRASLADIADVGEVEAQTFSVEKVLSLNPDLVILADWQYKALGLDADRLEEEGIPVVVVDYNAQTVERHVASTRLFGQLTGQEQRGKEISEFYAGSLKDVADRVAKSGKPKPKVYVEFGNKGPAEYSFTYGKNMWGAMSTAAGGDNIAAPFVEWWGPINPEQVLASRPDAIFVSGRENNKNPAALPMGQAVKAADAREKLKAFETRQGWGELPAIKNGQLFGVYQGASRTLSDFAMVQYIAKQLYPEQFKDVDPIANYLGYYKKYLPVTPEGTFAIAVKD; from the coding sequence ATGACCATCAAAAAATTTATTGGCCGCATGGCCGCATCGCTCTTATCCGTTCTCTTTATCGCTCCCTCCGTTACGGCCGCAGAAAAGACCATCACCGACGTCATTGGACGTGAAGTGAAGGTTGATATACCTGCTAAACGCGTTGTTCTCGGGTTTTATTTCGAGGACTACATGGCGGTTGGCGGTGAAAAAGCCTACGATTCCGTCGTCGGCATTTCCCGTGAGGCCTGGGAAGGCTGGGTTCCCGCCAACTGGAAAATGCATCTCGCCCACCGCGCATCGCTTGCCGATATTGCCGATGTCGGCGAAGTCGAAGCCCAGACCTTCTCGGTCGAAAAAGTGCTGAGCCTCAACCCCGATCTGGTGATCCTCGCGGACTGGCAATACAAAGCACTGGGTCTCGATGCCGACCGTCTGGAAGAAGAGGGCATTCCCGTTGTCGTTGTTGATTATAACGCCCAGACGGTCGAACGCCACGTCGCTTCCACCCGGCTTTTCGGCCAACTCACCGGACAGGAACAGCGCGGCAAGGAAATTTCCGAATTTTACGCCGGTTCGCTGAAGGACGTCGCCGACCGCGTGGCGAAATCCGGTAAGCCGAAACCGAAGGTCTATGTCGAATTTGGCAATAAGGGGCCGGCCGAATATTCCTTCACCTACGGCAAGAACATGTGGGGCGCCATGTCCACTGCGGCGGGCGGCGACAATATCGCAGCACCCTTCGTCGAATGGTGGGGGCCGATCAATCCCGAGCAGGTTCTGGCCTCCAGGCCGGACGCCATCTTCGTTTCCGGCCGCGAAAACAACAAGAACCCGGCTGCGCTGCCGATGGGGCAGGCGGTGAAGGCTGCGGATGCCCGCGAAAAGCTCAAGGCCTTCGAAACCCGTCAGGGCTGGGGCGAGTTGCCGGCGATCAAGAACGGTCAGCTGTTCGGCGTTTATCAGGGTGCATCCCGCACGCTCTCCGATTTCGCCATGGTTCAATATATCGCCAAGCAGCTTTATCCCGAGCAGTTCAAGGATGTCGATCCGATCGCCAACTATCTCGGCTATTACAAGAAGTATCTGCCGGTCACGCCTGAAGGCACCTTTGCCATCGCCGTCAAGGATTGA
- a CDS encoding dual specificity protein phosphatase family protein, translating to MGFAVLAAGGYLYAIQLLGNFHEVVAGQFYRSNQPSSEELVRYAEDHGIKTVINLRGANEAESWYRDELETSRKLGLNHIDFGMSASRELNMNQVNQLVAIMRDAPKPILIHCKSGADRTGLATALYLSRVARLGEEEAEGQLSIRYGHVGIPYLSAAYAMDRTWENAEKMPIIDDFAIASNEY from the coding sequence ATGGGTTTTGCTGTGCTTGCGGCAGGCGGTTACCTCTATGCCATTCAGCTCCTCGGCAATTTTCACGAGGTTGTCGCGGGGCAGTTTTATCGCTCCAATCAGCCCAGCAGTGAAGAGCTGGTTCGTTATGCCGAGGATCACGGAATCAAGACCGTGATCAATCTGCGCGGTGCAAACGAAGCCGAAAGCTGGTATCGCGACGAGCTGGAAACGTCGAGGAAGCTCGGCTTGAACCACATCGATTTCGGCATGTCGGCCAGCCGGGAGCTGAACATGAATCAGGTCAACCAGCTGGTTGCGATCATGCGCGATGCGCCGAAACCCATTCTCATCCATTGCAAGTCAGGCGCGGACAGAACCGGCCTGGCGACGGCGCTCTATCTCAGCCGCGTTGCGCGTCTCGGTGAAGAGGAAGCGGAGGGCCAACTGTCCATTCGTTATGGACATGTCGGCATTCCTTATCTCTCCGCAGCCTACGCCATGGACCGCACCTGGGAAAATGCGGAAAAAATGCCGATCATCGACGACTTCGCCATCGCATCCAACGAATATTGA